A stretch of the Teredinibacter haidensis genome encodes the following:
- a CDS encoding TMEM165/GDT1 family protein: MDVKVLALVFFTAFVAELGDKSQVLTLLFVSNKSASPLVVFVGVSMALVVATGIGVLAGNMFSHWVDERLLAWVAGIGFLVLGVLTIAKAINHT, translated from the coding sequence ATGGATGTAAAAGTACTTGCCTTAGTGTTTTTCACAGCCTTTGTTGCCGAGTTGGGAGATAAATCCCAAGTATTAACCTTACTATTTGTGTCGAATAAGTCAGCCAGTCCGCTCGTAGTGTTTGTGGGAGTGTCCATGGCGTTGGTGGTGGCAACCGGAATTGGTGTGTTGGCCGGGAATATGTTTTCCCATTGGGTGGATGAAAGGTTATTGGCTTGGGTTGCGGGAATAGGTTTCTTGGTGTTGGGCGTATTAACCATCGCCAAGGCCATAAACCACACTTAA
- a CDS encoding chorismate--pyruvate lyase family protein, giving the protein MTRLFTSTGYMEADDQSSTLPLHTLPPFLRVLLTTDGTVTKSLESFFWEPVKVKNCGQQYWQLETDAPVINRQAGDQVLRRTVQLVGEKSGTCYATAISLICTELLSEQLRSELEAGLVGVGELLRECGLETYREIVALGEGGKGESLADDDAIWRSYRIVMEHQPFIQITEFFPLSIYQ; this is encoded by the coding sequence ATGACGCGATTATTTACCTCGACAGGCTATATGGAAGCAGATGATCAATCTTCGACGCTACCGCTGCACACCCTGCCGCCTTTTTTAAGAGTATTACTGACCACCGATGGCACCGTTACCAAGAGTCTTGAATCTTTTTTTTGGGAGCCGGTAAAAGTTAAGAATTGCGGCCAGCAATATTGGCAGCTCGAAACGGATGCCCCGGTTATCAACCGGCAGGCTGGTGATCAAGTACTGCGCCGCACCGTGCAGCTAGTGGGTGAGAAATCGGGTACATGCTATGCGACAGCCATCTCTCTGATCTGCACCGAATTGCTAAGTGAGCAGTTGCGTTCGGAATTGGAAGCGGGTCTCGTCGGCGTTGGGGAATTATTGCGCGAGTGTGGCCTGGAAACCTACCGGGAAATCGTCGCCCTCGGCGAAGGAGGGAAAGGCGAAAGCCTCGCGGATGATGATGCGATCTGGCGCAGTTACAGAATCGTGATGGAGCACCAGCCATTTATTCAAATTACAGAATTCTTTCCGCTTTCTATCTACCAGTGA